The sequence GGGCGTCGTAACGGGTGGCAGTTTTATCCTTCATCGGGTCGGCCGAATAAACGCCGTCGACCTTGGTCGCCTTCATCAATAATTCGCAATCCATTTCGGCGGCACGCAGGGCCGCCGCGGTGTCGGTCGTGAAATAGGGGTTGCCGGTGCCGGCGGCGAAAATAACCACCCGGCCCTTTTCCAAATGGCGTATCGCGCGGCGGCGGATGTAATTTTCGGCGACCGCGGTTATCGGCAGGGCCGACATAACACGCGTTGGTATGCCAATTTTTTCCAACGCATTTTGCAACGCCAGGGCATTCATCACCGTGGCTAACATACCCATGTAATCGCCGGTCGTGCGGTCGATGCCCAATTTGTTCGACGACATGCCGCGAAAAATATTGCCGCCACCGACCACCATGCAAATTTGGAATCCTTGGTCAACGGCCGACCTTATTTCCTCCGACAACATTATCAACACATCGCTGTCGATGCCGAATGGTTGCTTGCCCATCAATGCCTCGCCCGACAATTTCACCATCACCCGCCGCCATCGGCTTTTTTCGTTGGTCGGGGTGGTCGCAGTCATTTGTTCGCTGGTAAGATTATAACGTTAATTTTTTGCTGACAATTTATTAATTATTTTTATCAATTATTTGTCTAATAGCTTGCCCGTTGATTTGCCCTAATGCGTTCGTCTTAATTTTTTGCCATCGATGCAACCTCGG comes from Hydrotalea sp. and encodes:
- the pyrH gene encoding UMP kinase, whose product is MTATTPTNEKSRWRRVMVKLSGEALMGKQPFGIDSDVLIMLSEEIRSAVDQGFQICMVVGGGNIFRGMSSNKLGIDRTTGDYMGMLATVMNALALQNALEKIGIPTRVMSALPITAVAENYIRRRAIRHLEKGRVVIFAAGTGNPYFTTDTAAALRAAEMDCELLMKATKVDGVYSADPMKDKTATRYDALTFTSVIEKNYQVMDINAVVLCRDNHIPISVFSMFDRGQLLNILTGKNSNHTLIS